The window GCAACTCCATGAATGGAAGCAGACATTTGGTTTCCCATTTTCTTTCCATGTAGTAATTGCAAACAAAACGGTTGGTATTCCTGCGGTCACTTCAAAATGTGAAAACAACTCAAATTCTTCTGGATATGAAGGTTTGAAATACTGTGGGAAATCTTTTTCAATTTCTATCTTCATTACGTCACCTCCATAAGTTAAAGCATGACTGTATTAAAACCACTTTGCATTTTCATCTCTGAAACGTGGGATATCGCCATCTTTATAAGGGTCGTACCGATTTTCGTTACAACCAAATTCTTTTAAGAGGGCAATTTTATCATCTGATGTCCACTTAATCAGCGACATTCCTTCAAATGCTTCTACGTTACCGGCGTTCATCTTATTTTTGAAATACCATTCAACAATGGTCTGGTTGCCTTTATGGA of the Luxibacter massiliensis genome contains:
- a CDS encoding nuclear transport factor 2 family protein; its protein translation is MDNRERIIRLWFDMWLAKKDLGIFDVFSDNAVYIESWGPEYHGSKKIKLWFEEWNTRGTVLQWDIKQFFHKGNQTIVEWYFKNKMNAGNVEAFEGMSLIKWTSDDKIALLKEFGCNENRYDPYKDGDIPRFRDENAKWF